Part of the Rhizobium viscosum genome is shown below.
CGCGGCGGCAAGGTCGTCGCCGAACGGCTGACCGGTGAGACCAGCAAGTCGGAACTCGCAGAACTCATGGTCGGCCGGCGGGTGACACGCCCGGTGCGCGAAGCGTCAACGCCCGGCGCTGTCGTCTTCGAAGCCGTCGGCGTCACCGTTTCCGATGGCGGCCAGGAGCGGCTGAAGGATATCAGCCTGCAGCTTCATGCCGGCGAAACGCTCGGCATTATCGGGGTCTCCGGCAATGGCCAGGCAACGCTCAACCATCTCGTCAGCGGCCTGACCGGCTGGATGAGCGGCGAGATCCTGCTGTTCGGACAGCCGGTCACCGAGATCAGCGTCGAAAGCCTGATTACTGCCGGCGTCGGCCGCATCCCCGAGGATCGCAACAAGGAAGGCGCGATCGGCGAGCTCGCCGTCTGGGAAAATGCCGTGCTGGAGCGCATCGGTTCATCGCGCTTTTCGCGCCGCGGACTGGTCGACCGCAAGGCCGGCATGGCCTTTGCCCAGGAGATCATCGGCGAATTCGATATTCGCGGCGGCGGACCGTCGACGCGCACGCGGCTTCTGTCTGGCGGAAACATGCAGAAGCTAATCCTCGGACGCAACCTGCATGACAGACCGAAGATCCTGATTGCGGCGCAGCCGACGCGCGGGCTCGACGAGGGCGCGGTCGCCGCGGTTCACGCCCGGATATTGCAGGCACGCAAGGAGGGCACGGCCGTGCTTCTGATATCAGAGGATCTGGACGAGGTGATCGGCCTTGCCGATCGCATCCAGGCCATCGTCAAGGGGCGCCTATCGCCGCCCATCGATGCGCAAAGCGCCGATCCCCGAAAACTCGGCCTGATGATGTCAGGCGAATGGACGTCCGAGGCCCAGCATGCGTCTTGAACGCCGCGATCACCGCCCGCTCTATCTGGTCGTGGCCGCTCCCATTGCTGCCGTCATTGCAGCGCTTGCGATTGCCGGTGTCCTCATCGCGCTTGCCGGCGCCCCCGTGTTCGAAGCCTATTGGCGTATCCTCACCGGCGCTTTCGGCACGCGGCTTTCGGCGACGGAGACGCTGACCCGGGCCACACCGTTGATGCTGACCGGCCTTGCCGCAGCCGTCGCCTTCCGCGCCCGGCTCTGGAATATCGGCGCCGAGGGCCAGTTCTATCTCGGCGCCATCACCGTCGCCGCACTCGGCTCCAAGCTTCTGGCGGGACTGCCCGCAGCGTTGCTTATCCCTGCCCTGCTGGTTGCGGGCGCCGTTGCCGGCATGGTGCTGATCCTTGTGCCGCTCTGGCTGCGGCTGCGCTTTTCCGTCGACGAAGTGGTCACCAGCCTGCTTTTGAATTTCGTCGCTCTGCTCTTCGTCTCCATGCTGATCGATGGCGTCTTGAAGGATCCGCTTGCCTTCGGCTGGCCGCAATCCATGCCCGTCAGCGATCACGCGCTGTTGCCGAAGCTGGTGGCGCGCTCGCGGCTGCATGTCGGCTTCATCATCGCCATCGCCATTGCATTTGCCGTATATTTTCTTCAGTCGCGCACTGTCTTCGGTCTGCGTTCGCGCGCCGCCGGTCTCAATCCTGCCGGCGCCGTCTTTGCCGGCGTTCCGCTTGGCATGACGCTGGTGAAAGTCGCCTGCCTTTCCGGCGGCCTTGCGGGTCTCGCCGGTGCGATCGAGGTGATGGGCGTCAAGGGTTATGTAACGACCGATCTCTCGCCCGGCTTCGGCTATTCCGGCATCATCGTCGCCATGCTTGCCAACCTGCACCCGATCGGCGTGATTGCCGCAGCCCTCTTCACCGCCACGATGTTCGTCGGCGCCGACGGCATGAGCCGGGCGCTCGGCATACCGACCTATATTGCCGATGTGACCGTAGCCGTCTCTCTGCTCACCATGCTAATCGCCCTGTTCTTCACCCAATACAGGATCCGCAGATGATGGCTCTGATCGACATTGTCTCCTCTGCAGGCCTCTGGGCCGCCGTGCTGCGCATCGCCACACCGCTGATCTTCGGCACGCTCGGCGCGCTGCTTTGCGAAAGGGCAGGCGTGCTCAATCTCGGCATCGAAGGCATCATGACCTTCGGGGCGATGATCGGCTGGCTTGCGGTCTTTCATGGCGCCGATCTCTGGACCGGCCTTCTGATCGCAGCGTTCGCCGGCGCGGTCTTCGGTCTGCTGCACGCGCTTTTAACCGTCACCCTTGGCCTGTCGCAGCACGTCACGGGCCTCGGTATCACGCTCTTTGCCTCCAGCCTCAGTTATTTCATTTTCCGGCTGGTCGTGCCGCTTGCCGGCACACCGCCGACGATCGTGCCCTTCCAGCCGATCGATATTCCCCTCCTCTCCGGCCTGCCCTTCCTTGGCCCGGCCCTTTTTGCACAGACGGCGCCGACCTATCTGGCGATCTTCCTGGCACTCGCGATGGGCTATCTGATCTTCCGAACGCCACTTGGCCTGACGATCCGCATGACCGGCGAAAACCCGCATGCCGCCGAGGCGCAGGGCATAGACCCGATCCGGATCCGTTATGGTGCAATCATTGCCGGAAGCGCCTTGATGGCGGTCGGCGGCGCCTTTCTGACGCTCTCGGCCTTCAACAGCTTCTTCCCGACCATGGTCCAGGGGCGCGGCTGGATTTCCATTGCGCTCGTCGTCTTCGCCTCGTGGCAGCCCGGCCGGGCCCTCCTCGGCGCCCTGCTCTTTGCCTTCTTCGATGCCTTCCAGCTGAGGCTGCAGACGGTACTCGGAGGTGTCGTGCCCTATCAGCTTTTCCTGATGACGCCCTATCTCCTGTCGATTGCAGCGCTTGCCGTGACGGCGCGGCGCGCCCGCGTGCCGCAGGCGCTCATGCAGCCCTATCGCCGCGGCGAGCGGTGATCCCATCCTTAAGAACCACAACAGACCGGTGCCGCCATGTTTGACCTGATCATCAGAAACGCAAATCTTCCCGATGGCCGCAGCGGCATCGATATCGCCATAGCAAATGGCGAGATCGCCGAGGTGGCTTCCAGGATCGAGGCCGAGGCCGGCGAGGAAATCGACGCAACCGGGCGCCTCGTCAGCCCACCTTTCGTCGATCCGCATTTCCACATGGATGCAACGCTCTCGCTTGGCCTGCCGCGCATGAACCGCTCGGGTACGCTGCTCGAGGGCATTGCGCTCTGGGGTGAACTGCGGCCGATCCTGACCCGCGAGGCCCTGGTGGAGCGGGCTTTGCGCTATTGCGATCTCGCCGTCTCGCAGGGACTTCTCGCCATCCGCAGCCATGTCGATACCAGCGATCCCAGGCTGGTGACCGCCGAGGCACTGATCGAGGTGCGCGAGAAGGTCGCTCCCTATATCGACCTGCAGCTCGTCGCCTTCCCGCAGGATGGCTATTATCGTTCGCCCGGCGGCGTTGATGCCCTGAACCGCGCGCTCGATATGGGCCTCGATATCGTAGGCGGCATTCCGCATTTCGAGCGCACCATGGCCGATGGTGCAGCCTCGGTCGCAGCTCTTTGCCGCATCGCTGCCGACCGCGGTCTGCCGGTCGACATGCATTGCGACGAGACCGACGATCCGATGTCACGCCATATCGAAACGCTCGCCGCCGAAACGGTGCGCTTCGGCCTGCAGGGCCGGGTTGCCGGCTCGCATCTGACCTCCATGCATTCGATGGACAATTATTACGTCTCGAAGCTCATTCCGTTGATGACGGAGGCTCAGATCAACGTCATTCCCAATCCGCTGATCAACATCATGCTGCAGGGCCGCCACGACACCTACCCGAAGCGGCGCGGCATGACCCGAGTGCGCGAGCTGATGGAAGCCGGCCTCAACGTTTCCTTCGGCCATGACTGCGTGATGGACCCCTGGTATTCGATGGGCTCAGGCGACATGCTGGAGGTCGGCCATATGGCGGTCCATGTCGCGCAGATGGCCGGCATCGAGGACAAGAAGAAGATCTTCGATGCGTTGACCGTCAATTCGGCAAAAACCATGGGCCTCGAAGGCTACGGCCTGGAAAAGGGTGGGAATGCCGATCTCGTCATCCTGCAGGCGCGCGATCCGGTGGAAGCGCTCAGGCTGAAGGCGAACCGCCTGACCGTGATCCGCCGCGGCAAGGTCATCGCGCGTTCGGCACCGCGGATTGCCGAACTCAATCTCGACGGGCGCCCGGCAACGGTTGACGGAGCTGCCTATGCACCGATCGTCCCTGGCGCCTAGAGCGTTTCATCTTTTGACGGAACCATATCCGGCATTTTCGAGATAGTTTTGGCATTCGGCGGGCTGGATGGTTTCGACCAGCCTGCCGATATGACGCCATGTGTCGTCGATGGTCCGCTTTTGTGCATTTCTCATCCAGTGTTTGATCTTGGAGAAGGCCTGTTCGATCGGATTGAGGTCCGGCGAATAGGGTGGCAGGAACCAGAGCCGCGCACCGGCGGCTTTGATCAATCGACGGATGGTTGCCGACTTGTGGCTGCCGAGATTGTCCATGACGACGATGTCGCCTGGCTTGAGCACCGGCACCAACTGCTGCTCGACATAGGCGCGGAAGCAGTGGCCGTTGATCGGTCCGTCGAAGACACAGGGTGCGGTAAGCCGATCGTTTCTCAAGGCGCCCAGGAATGTCAGCGTGCGCCAGTGGCCATGCGGTGCAAATGCCCGCAGTCGCTTGCTTTTTGGACCCCAGCCCCTGATCGGCGACATGTTGGTCTTGATCCAGGTCTCATCAATGAAGACCAGCCGTTCGGGATCGAGATGATTTTGCAGGGCCTTCCATCGCTGTCTTCTGCGAGCGACGTCGGCACGAGCCTGCTCAAGGGCGAACAGCGTTTTTTTTGAAGCGCAGCCCTTCGTTGCGAATGAATTCCCAGATCGTATTGTGCGAGACGGAAATACCTCGCGCGGACAACTCCGCCTTCAGGCCATGCAACGTCAGATGCGGGTTCTCGGCGAGCCGTTGCACAATGATATCGCGATGCGGTTCGAGTATCCGCTTGCGATGGCCGCCCATCTTGCCGGGACGAACCGATCCGGTCGCACGATGGCGCTGCGACCATTTCACGACTGAAGACGCGGCAATTTCAAACCGCGTCGCCACTGAACGAACGCTTTCGCCACTTTGCACGGCGGCAACAACGCGCTCTCGAAGATCATTCGATATCGGTGCGGTCATCGGATACTGGCCTCCATCCAGCCAGCATCAATGAATCAGAACAAAACTGATTTGGGAATCGCATTCGATTCAGAAAAACACGGAAACGCTCTAAAGCTCTTCTTGGGTGAACGCGCTCAGCGCTCGCCCTTGACCTGGATCAGATAAGGCGGCGTCAGGCCCGAGGGCATGGCGGGCAAGTGCTGGAGGATCTTCAGATTGGGATCCAGCGCCCGGCGCAGGTGATCTGCAAGTGCTGCGCAGGCCTTGTCGATATCGTCGGCGAGCAGCGCGTCATAAACGCGCGTATGCTCTGATATCATCATGGAAATTTCCGCTTCGGTGCGAAGCTTGGCGAAAGTCGAGTGCGTGGCGATGAGGACGCGTTGGCTTCGGCGCACGGCCGCAAGAAGCACTGTATTGGGGCAGGGCGCGAGTGAATCGAGATGGAGGTCTGCTTCCGCCCGCTCCAGCTTTTCCGGCGACTGCGGATAGGGGCCGAGGGATTTCAATCTCTGCCGGCGCTCCTCAAGACCTTCCTTCTCAAGGAAAGGATAAGCCTGCCGCAGAGCTTCCGGCTCCAGCAGGCGGCGCATGTCGTAGTGATGGCGAAAGACCTTGGCGCTGAGCGGGCCGGCATACCAGCGGTTATTGCTGTCCTGCTCGATGACACCGCTGCGCTCCAGCTGGGTCAGCACTTCATGGGCGATCGTGCGGCTGACGTCGTAATGCTGGGCAAGTGCCGTCTCGTTCAACAGGAAACGGCCATAGGCAAGACAGACGGCAACGGCATGTTCGACTTCCGGATAGATCTGCTCCCTTCGGTTGACGACCGGCACGGTGACCGAACGTGGCAGATTAAGACCCGCGGCAAAAAGGTCGCCGCGCTGCGGCTCACCGCCCGGCACGATATAGCCGCGCCCCTCGAAAGTCTGGATCAGGCCTTCCGACAGGAGCCGCCCCAACGCGATACCGGCCGGGATACGGCTGACGTTGAAGGCGCGGGCAATGCTTGCCTGCCCGAGAATGAGGCCGGGCTCCAGCGCACCCCGCTCCAGATGATCACGAAGAACCTGATAGATCGTCAGATAGATCGGCTCGGACCGCACAGCCGGGGCCGCGGTTTCAGCCTCCACCCCGCTTGCCATCGTCATGTCTGTTCCAAAGCCCGTCTGCCCATTCCCCGATGCGCCCTATCAGCTTGCGGGCGGTTTTTCCGGCGCGATCCATAATGAAGAAACCATGGATGGTTCCCTGCCATTCCTCGTAACAGACGTCATTTCCGGCGGCAATCAAGCGCTGTGCATAAGCGCGGCCCTCGTCGCGCAGCGGATCATGGTCAGCGGTGATCAGCAGGGTCGGCGCCAGGCGCGAAAGATCACTGGCGAGCAGCGGCGAGACGCGAGGGTCGGAGGGTAGCGTGCCGCCCGAAAGATAATTTTCCGCAAACCAGATCATCGTCGACTGTTGCAGTGAAAACCCGTTCGCGAACTCCTGGCGGCTTCCGGTCACGCCGGAAAGATCGGTAGCCGGATAAATCAAAACCTGTCCGGCAAGCGGGATGCCGAGATCGCGTGCCCTGATCGCCAGCGATGCGCAAAGGCTGGCGCCGGCACTGTCGCCCGCAAGGATCAGCCTCTCTGCATCAAGCCCGAGTGCCTCTCCTTTTGCTCGAAGCCACAGGAGTGCCACTTCGGCATCCTCCAATGCCGCCGGAAACGGCGCCTCCGGCGCCTTGCGATATTCGATCGAAAGCACGTTGGCCCGCGCCGCATTGCAAAGCGTTCGCACCGGCCCGTCATGGGTTTCGATACTGCCGACCATCCAGCCGCCGCCATGGAAGAAGAGGATGGTCCGCCTGGCGTCGGACCTGCGGTAGAGCCTTGCCTTCAGCTTCATTTCACCGTTTGGGATTTCGAGGTTCTCGATACCCGCAACCTCGTCCTTTGCCCCCCAAAGAAGAGCCAGCCGAACCTCGGAATCGGCACGCGCCTCCTGGGGCGAAAGCGTTTCCAGAGCCGGCCCGCCCAATGCGTCGATCTCCTCCAGCAGGGTTCGATATTCCGGCAGGAGCCTCGATCGATCGACCGGGGCCTGGTTTTCTTGCGGCTTCATCAACTCCTCCCGCCGATTGCCTGCCGAGATGGAACCGGAAGATGACAAAAAAGTCAATGATCGAATATTGCATGCGATATTCGATCATGTTAGCGATTGGGTATGGCAATGCTGGAAGAGGACTGGCTTGCCCAAACGGGAGGATGTCATGACAATTCGCAGTTTCATTGCTGCAGGCCTTGCATGCTCTGTGGCATTTGCGCCGCTCGGCGCTTTCGCCTCGGACAACAAGATCGCCTTGGTTCCCGGCGGTCCGCACCCTTATTTTGCGCCTTGGGAACAGGCCGCCGCCGATGCCGCCAAGGATTTCGGCATCGCCGCGGTCGAATACAAAGTGCCGAGCGAATGGAAGCTGGAGGCGCAGACCGAGCTTCTGGAGAGCCTCGCGGCGCAAGGCACAAACGGCTTCGGCGTGTTTCCGGGTGACGCAGTCGGCGTCAACGCCATATTGTCGGAAATGAAGAGCAACAGCATTCCCTCGGTCGCGCTCGGCGGCTGCGCACAGGATCCGACCGATGTCGGCCTTTGCCTGGCGACCGATGTTTCGCAATCGGCCTATCTCGGCACCAAGGCGCTGATCGAGGCGATGGGCGGCAAGGGCACGATCGTCCATCTTGCCGGCCTGCTCGTCGATCCGAACACGACGCTGCGTGTCAAGGCGGTCGAAAGGGCCGTCGGCGAAACGAATGGCGCCGTAACCCTGCTGCAGACCGTCGGCGATACCGACAGCCAGGAACAGGGCGACCAGAAGATCAATGCCCTGCTTGCCGCGCAGAAAGACAAGATCAACGGCCTGATCGCGACCGGCTATATTTCTTCGGTCGTGGCTGCGACCGCGCTCAAGAACCTCGGCGACAAGAAGATCAAGCTCGTCGGCATCGATGACGACAAGATCATCCTCGACGGAATCCGGGACGGCTTCGTCGCCGGCACCATGGCGCAGAACCCCTATGGTCAGGCCTATATCGGCGCCTATGCGCTGGACCAGATGGCCGGGGGCTGCAGCGTCAAGGCCGATGCCCCGTGGATCGCCACGCCGCAGACGGCGCATTTCGTCGATTCCGGCACGCTGCTGATCTCCGCCAAGAACGTCGACAGCTACAAGGACGATCTGAAGGCGCTGACGAAAAAGCTGCAGGCAAGCTTCAAGGACACTTACCTTTCCTGCAAGTAACAGGAGCGGCGCGGGGTTCAATCCACCCCGCGCCTGACCATTCCTATTCCACGAGACCGGTCGTCCGAGCGCATGGCACCCATCGACAATGATAGTCCCGTCCCCGATGCGGGCAGACACAGCCTGCTGGGACTGCTGACCAGAGGGCCCACGCAGCTGGGCCTGCTGATCATCCTTCTTATCCTGTGGTTCGTTTTCACCAGCGTGGCGCCCGGCTTCCTGTCGCGTTTCAACCTGAATTCCATGGGCCGCTCGGTCGCGATCGACGTGGTCGTCGGCTTCGCCCAGATGGTGGTGCTGGCGACCGGCGGCATGAACCTTTCCGTCGGCGCGATCGGCGTCTGCTGCGTCATGATTGCCGGCTATCTCATGCAGGCGGCCGGCCTGCCTATCCCTGTCTCGATCCTGCTCACGCTCGCCTTCGGCGGTTTGCTCGGCGCGCTCAATGGGTTGGCAATCGTCAAGACCGGCGTCAACAGCTTCATCGTGACGCTTGCGAGCGCCAGCCTCTTTTCCGGCGGCATGTTGATCTTCACCAAGGGCGTGCCACTTAACGGCCTGCCGGCAACCTTCGGCGCCTTCGGGCGCAGCGGCGTCGGCCCGGTGCCATCGCTCGCAATCGTTGCCCTCCTGATCGGCGCCCTGCTCTACATTCTCTTCAAGCATACGGTTCTCGGCCGCCAGATCCTCGCCGTCGGCGCCAATGCGCGTACGGCGGAAATGTCCGGTATTCCTGTCGGGCGGATCACGATCTTCGTGCATGTCCTCTCGGGTGTGCTTGCCGGCGCTGCCGCATTGATGCTGACATCGAGGCTTTCGGCCGCCATGCCCGCCGTTGCCGGTGACGACTGGCTGCTGCCCTCCTTCCTCGCCCCCGTCATCGGCGGCACCGCACTTGCCGGCGGCATGGTATCAGTGATCGGCACGATCCTCGGAGCACTGCTGGTTGCGACCATCCGCAGCGGCCTGCTTGTGCTGCAGGTCGGGAATTTCTGGCTGCAGCTGTTCCTTGGCGTCTTCCTGCTCTCGGCCATCCTCTTCGAGCGCTACCGCGCCAAACTCGCCATCCGCGAACAGACGAGGCGCGCATGAAAACGTTGCTTTCCTTCGCAGCGCGCACGCAATGGTCCGGCATCCTTGTCGGCGTCATTGCCGGCGGTATTGCACTTTCCTTCGCCTCGCCTGCCTTCATGACCGAATTCAACTGGTTCGTCATGCTGCGCAGCATCTGCGTTTCGCTGCTCGTCGCCTTCAGCCAGATGGTCATGCTGGGCGTCGGCCAGATGAACCTTTCGGTCGGCGCACTTGGTGGGCTCGTCGCCGTCGTTACCGGCGGACTGATGGATGTCTGGGGCCTGCCGGCGATCGTCGCCATCGGCATCGGCATCGTCTTCGGCGGCCTTGCCGGCTTTATCAATGGCTGGCTGACGGTGAGGACCGGCATTAACGGCTTCATCGTGACACTTGCGACGGGATCGGCCTTTGCCGGCATCAATCTCGGGATCACCAAGGCCATCCCCTTCTACAATCTTTCGCCTGCCTTCGTCGCCTTCGGCAATGGCCGTTTCGGACCCTTTCCGCTGCTGCTGATCGTGCCGCTGCTGGTGACCGTGCTGCTCGTCATCTTCTTTGCCCGCACGGTCGAGGGCCGCTACATGCTGGCGGTCGGCGGCAATGCCCATGCGGCGGAGCTGTCGGGCATCTCCGTTGCCCGCGCCACCATCATGGCGCATGTGCTCTCCGGCCTGCTGGCCGCAACCGCCGGCGTGCTGGCCGTTGCCCAGCTCGGTTCAGCGCAGCCGACGATCGGAGCGGACTGGGTGGTGATTTCCTTTGCGGCACCGATCATCGGCGGGGCGAGCCTTGCCGGCGGCTCGATCTCCATCCTCGGCACCCTCATCGCCGTGTT
Proteins encoded:
- a CDS encoding ABC transporter ATP-binding protein translates to MTSAPVLQLDNISKRFGAIQANDDISLSLARGEVLALLGENGAGKTTLMSILFGHYVPDAGTIHIEGSELPAGRPRAAIRAGIGMVHQHFSLAPNLTVLENVMTGTEKLWSWKSDKTAGRAKLLSISLRFGLDVNPDARLGDLSVGEQQRIEILKALYNDARILILDEPTAVLTNIEAERLFRTLREMARQGLSLIFISHKLDEVIGAADRVVVLRGGKVVAERLTGETSKSELAELMVGRRVTRPVREASTPGAVVFEAVGVTVSDGGQERLKDISLQLHAGETLGIIGVSGNGQATLNHLVSGLTGWMSGEILLFGQPVTEISVESLITAGVGRIPEDRNKEGAIGELAVWENAVLERIGSSRFSRRGLVDRKAGMAFAQEIIGEFDIRGGGPSTRTRLLSGGNMQKLILGRNLHDRPKILIAAQPTRGLDEGAVAAVHARILQARKEGTAVLLISEDLDEVIGLADRIQAIVKGRLSPPIDAQSADPRKLGLMMSGEWTSEAQHAS
- a CDS encoding ABC transporter permease — translated: MRLERRDHRPLYLVVAAPIAAVIAALAIAGVLIALAGAPVFEAYWRILTGAFGTRLSATETLTRATPLMLTGLAAAVAFRARLWNIGAEGQFYLGAITVAALGSKLLAGLPAALLIPALLVAGAVAGMVLILVPLWLRLRFSVDEVVTSLLLNFVALLFVSMLIDGVLKDPLAFGWPQSMPVSDHALLPKLVARSRLHVGFIIAIAIAFAVYFLQSRTVFGLRSRAAGLNPAGAVFAGVPLGMTLVKVACLSGGLAGLAGAIEVMGVKGYVTTDLSPGFGYSGIIVAMLANLHPIGVIAAALFTATMFVGADGMSRALGIPTYIADVTVAVSLLTMLIALFFTQYRIRR
- a CDS encoding ABC transporter permease codes for the protein MMALIDIVSSAGLWAAVLRIATPLIFGTLGALLCERAGVLNLGIEGIMTFGAMIGWLAVFHGADLWTGLLIAAFAGAVFGLLHALLTVTLGLSQHVTGLGITLFASSLSYFIFRLVVPLAGTPPTIVPFQPIDIPLLSGLPFLGPALFAQTAPTYLAIFLALAMGYLIFRTPLGLTIRMTGENPHAAEAQGIDPIRIRYGAIIAGSALMAVGGAFLTLSAFNSFFPTMVQGRGWISIALVVFASWQPGRALLGALLFAFFDAFQLRLQTVLGGVVPYQLFLMTPYLLSIAALAVTARRARVPQALMQPYRRGER
- a CDS encoding amidohydrolase family protein, which gives rise to MFDLIIRNANLPDGRSGIDIAIANGEIAEVASRIEAEAGEEIDATGRLVSPPFVDPHFHMDATLSLGLPRMNRSGTLLEGIALWGELRPILTREALVERALRYCDLAVSQGLLAIRSHVDTSDPRLVTAEALIEVREKVAPYIDLQLVAFPQDGYYRSPGGVDALNRALDMGLDIVGGIPHFERTMADGAASVAALCRIAADRGLPVDMHCDETDDPMSRHIETLAAETVRFGLQGRVAGSHLTSMHSMDNYYVSKLIPLMTEAQINVIPNPLINIMLQGRHDTYPKRRGMTRVRELMEAGLNVSFGHDCVMDPWYSMGSGDMLEVGHMAVHVAQMAGIEDKKKIFDALTVNSAKTMGLEGYGLEKGGNADLVILQARDPVEALRLKANRLTVIRRGKVIARSAPRIAELNLDGRPATVDGAAYAPIVPGA
- a CDS encoding IS630 family transposase (programmed frameshift), whose amino-acid sequence is MTAPISNDLRERVVAAVQSGESVRSVATRFEIAASSVVKWSQRHRATGSVRPGKMGGHRKRILEPHRDIIVQRLAENPHLTLHGLKAELSARGISVSHNTIWEFIRNEGLRFKKTLFALEQARADVARRRQRWKALQNHLDPERLVFIDETWIKTNMSPIRGWGPKSKRLRAFAPHGHWRTLTFLGALRNDRLTAPCVFDGPINGHCFRAYVEQQLVPVLKPGDIVVMDNLGSHKSATIRRLIKAAGARLWFLPPYSPDLNPIEQAFSKIKHWMRNAQKRTIDDTWRHIGRLVETIQPAECQNYLENAGYGSVKR
- a CDS encoding GntR family transcriptional regulator, whose translation is MTMASGVEAETAAPAVRSEPIYLTIYQVLRDHLERGALEPGLILGQASIARAFNVSRIPAGIALGRLLSEGLIQTFEGRGYIVPGGEPQRGDLFAAGLNLPRSVTVPVVNRREQIYPEVEHAVAVCLAYGRFLLNETALAQHYDVSRTIAHEVLTQLERSGVIEQDSNNRWYAGPLSAKVFRHHYDMRRLLEPEALRQAYPFLEKEGLEERRQRLKSLGPYPQSPEKLERAEADLHLDSLAPCPNTVLLAAVRRSQRVLIATHSTFAKLRTEAEISMMISEHTRVYDALLADDIDKACAALADHLRRALDPNLKILQHLPAMPSGLTPPYLIQVKGER
- a CDS encoding alpha/beta hydrolase encodes the protein MKPQENQAPVDRSRLLPEYRTLLEEIDALGGPALETLSPQEARADSEVRLALLWGAKDEVAGIENLEIPNGEMKLKARLYRRSDARRTILFFHGGGWMVGSIETHDGPVRTLCNAARANVLSIEYRKAPEAPFPAALEDAEVALLWLRAKGEALGLDAERLILAGDSAGASLCASLAIRARDLGIPLAGQVLIYPATDLSGVTGSRQEFANGFSLQQSTMIWFAENYLSGGTLPSDPRVSPLLASDLSRLAPTLLITADHDPLRDEGRAYAQRLIAAGNDVCYEEWQGTIHGFFIMDRAGKTARKLIGRIGEWADGLWNRHDDGKRGGG
- a CDS encoding sugar ABC transporter substrate-binding protein, yielding MTIRSFIAAGLACSVAFAPLGAFASDNKIALVPGGPHPYFAPWEQAAADAAKDFGIAAVEYKVPSEWKLEAQTELLESLAAQGTNGFGVFPGDAVGVNAILSEMKSNSIPSVALGGCAQDPTDVGLCLATDVSQSAYLGTKALIEAMGGKGTIVHLAGLLVDPNTTLRVKAVERAVGETNGAVTLLQTVGDTDSQEQGDQKINALLAAQKDKINGLIATGYISSVVAATALKNLGDKKIKLVGIDDDKIILDGIRDGFVAGTMAQNPYGQAYIGAYALDQMAGGCSVKADAPWIATPQTAHFVDSGTLLISAKNVDSYKDDLKALTKKLQASFKDTYLSCK
- a CDS encoding ABC transporter permease — translated: MAPIDNDSPVPDAGRHSLLGLLTRGPTQLGLLIILLILWFVFTSVAPGFLSRFNLNSMGRSVAIDVVVGFAQMVVLATGGMNLSVGAIGVCCVMIAGYLMQAAGLPIPVSILLTLAFGGLLGALNGLAIVKTGVNSFIVTLASASLFSGGMLIFTKGVPLNGLPATFGAFGRSGVGPVPSLAIVALLIGALLYILFKHTVLGRQILAVGANARTAEMSGIPVGRITIFVHVLSGVLAGAAALMLTSRLSAAMPAVAGDDWLLPSFLAPVIGGTALAGGMVSVIGTILGALLVATIRSGLLVLQVGNFWLQLFLGVFLLSAILFERYRAKLAIREQTRRA
- a CDS encoding ABC transporter permease, which gives rise to MKTLLSFAARTQWSGILVGVIAGGIALSFASPAFMTEFNWFVMLRSICVSLLVAFSQMVMLGVGQMNLSVGALGGLVAVVTGGLMDVWGLPAIVAIGIGIVFGGLAGFINGWLTVRTGINGFIVTLATGSAFAGINLGITKAIPFYNLSPAFVAFGNGRFGPFPLLLIVPLLVTVLLVIFFARTVEGRYMLAVGGNAHAAELSGISVARATIMAHVLSGLLAATAGVLAVAQLGSAQPTIGADWVVISFAAPIIGGASLAGGSISILGTLIAVLLVGLIQNAMVLLAVDPYWVTFLLGALILAAVWVNRYRAIRVGED